The following are from one region of the Yoonia sp. R2331 genome:
- the hisD gene encoding histidinol dehydrogenase, which translates to MAYEYLKKATLTSASGASDVHETVVSILDDIKAGGDAKAMEYAAKFDRYDGNVLLTKEEIEAAIALVPEKLKSDIQFAHDNVKRFAELQKSTVADVEMEIQPGYVAGQKAIPVNAAGCYVPGGRYSHIASAIMTVTTAKVAGCKHITACSPPRPDVGIAPAIVYAAHICGADNILAMGGVQGVAAMTYGLFGLPKANILVGPGNQFVAEAKRILFGSVGIDMIAGPTDSLILADSTADAHIVATDLVSQAEHGYNSPVWLVTDDRTLAEDVMNRVPALIEDLPELNRDNAFAAWRDYAEVIVCADRVEMAKCSDDYAPEHLTVMAADLDWWLENLTCYGSLFLGEETTVSYGDKASGTNHVLPTSGAAGYTGGLSVHKYMKIVTWQRATKEASKDVAIATARISRLEGMEGHARAADVRLAKYFPGENFDLTADG; encoded by the coding sequence ATGGCATATGAATACCTGAAGAAAGCGACGCTGACCTCGGCCTCAGGTGCGTCGGATGTGCATGAAACGGTTGTGTCGATCCTTGATGATATCAAGGCAGGCGGTGACGCCAAGGCGATGGAATATGCGGCCAAGTTTGATCGTTACGACGGCAACGTGTTGCTGACCAAGGAAGAGATCGAGGCAGCCATCGCGCTGGTCCCGGAAAAGCTCAAGTCGGACATCCAATTTGCCCATGACAACGTGAAACGGTTTGCCGAATTGCAGAAAAGCACTGTTGCTGATGTGGAGATGGAGATTCAGCCGGGCTATGTCGCGGGTCAAAAGGCGATCCCTGTGAATGCAGCCGGTTGTTATGTGCCGGGCGGGCGTTACAGCCACATTGCCAGCGCCATCATGACTGTCACCACAGCCAAGGTCGCTGGCTGCAAGCACATCACAGCCTGTTCGCCACCGCGCCCGGATGTGGGCATCGCTCCGGCCATTGTCTACGCCGCTCATATCTGTGGTGCCGACAATATCCTCGCCATGGGCGGGGTGCAGGGCGTGGCCGCCATGACTTATGGTCTGTTTGGATTGCCCAAGGCCAATATTCTTGTGGGTCCGGGCAATCAGTTCGTCGCCGAAGCAAAGCGCATCCTGTTCGGCAGCGTAGGCATCGACATGATTGCCGGCCCGACCGACAGCCTCATCTTGGCGGACAGCACTGCGGATGCCCACATTGTTGCCACCGATCTCGTGAGCCAGGCTGAACACGGCTACAACAGCCCGGTCTGGTTGGTCACGGATGATCGCACGCTCGCAGAGGATGTGATGAACCGCGTGCCTGCCTTGATCGAGGATCTGCCCGAACTGAACCGTGACAACGCCTTTGCAGCATGGCGCGACTATGCCGAAGTCATCGTCTGCGCCGACCGCGTCGAGATGGCAAAATGCAGCGATGACTACGCACCCGAGCACCTGACCGTGATGGCAGCGGACCTTGATTGGTGGCTTGAGAACCTGACCTGCTACGGTTCCCTTTTCCTGGGCGAAGAAACGACTGTGTCTTATGGCGACAAGGCCTCGGGGACGAACCACGTTCTGCCAACTTCTGGTGCCGCGGGCTATACCGGTGGGCTTTCGGTCCACAAGTATATGAAAATCGTCACATGGCAGCGCGCCACAAAAGAAGCCTCCAAAGATGTGGCAATTGCGACCGCACGGATATCACGCTTGGAAGGCATGGAAGGGCACGCCCGCGCAGCCGACGTACGTCTGGCCAAATACTTCCCGGGTGAGAACTTCGACCTAACCGCAGATGGCTAA